The Vulpes vulpes isolate BD-2025 chromosome 1, VulVul3, whole genome shotgun sequence genome contains the following window.
caggggcggctgggtggctcagtcagttaagtgacttctgctggggtcatgatcttggggtcctgggatccagcccggggagggctccctgctctgcccctccccccagttcgcgccctctctctctctctctctctcaaataaataaataaaatcttattttaaaaaattctttctccacccctcctcctggcCCACAGCACATCAACCCCCAGGGTGGAGCCAGGTGCTTCCCGCCTCCACGCGGGAGACAACCCTCGGCGCATCCCACGTTTAGATCTCCTAAAGGAACCCCCCCTGGGGAGCCCCGCCCAAAGTATCTCCGGCCCCGGCACTAAAGGAGAGCCACCAGCGCTTGGCCACCAGGCTCTCCCGGACGGATTTGCGAATTCCTTAACCGAAAAAGCAACGAGGCAGCGCCGCTTACTGGCGAGAAAAACCGCGCGCGGACACCGCACTACTGCGCACGCGCACCGCCCCGAGCCCAGCTACGGAAAGCCCGCGCGCAGGCCTTGGGGGCGGAGCCCAGGACAAAGACTTCCCTTCCCGCCACCCTTTGCGGCCCATTCGGCCCGCTCCAGCGAAGCCTTGAACTACGTTTCCCAGAATCCGCGGAGGCCCTGGCCTTCCGGTAGCGTCGCCGGAAGCGGTGACTAGATCTGGCTGGGCCACAGAGGCCGGCTTGGTCACTATGGAGGAGATAGGCATCTTGGTGGAGAAAGCTCAGGTCCGGTGGGGCCAGGCTCGTGGGGAGAGGGCGAGGCCGACCGGAGTGGGGTGCTGAGGGACTGCGGGAATTCCGGCCCGGGTCCGGCTGGTTCTGGAGGCTTCGGTGGGGAGCTCTGTGTCGCCCCGAGGCCTGGCTCGGTGGCTGAAGGATGTTAGGAGGGCAGAAAGGCTCAGAACGCGCCGCTGCAGGAATGAGTGATGTTACAGGTTCTTCGGCACGGAAGGATTTCGAGGACTAGCTAGGAGTGCTTAATGACATCGCGGCCCGCGGGGCTGCGGATGGTTCGGGGTGTGAGTGATAGATGGGGCTTGGGCCAAATGATGTCTCAGGTTGGGCCGGGGAGCTGACTGATGATCGGGGCTTGGCTGGTGTTGGGAGGCTCCGCAGTATCTGATCTAGCCGAGTGGTGTTTGGGGCCTACATAGGGAACCGGATGACATAAAGACCTAATGTGAGTTTGGGTTGTGTGACATGAGGGATCTTTTGGGGAAAACTGGGTAATGTGAGAATGTTTGAGGTTGACTTTAACAGCCTATAATAAGACAGCCGTGTGATATTAGGAacttgttgggggggggggcattgggGTCCAGTAAGGAGTTGATATGACCTTAGTTGGGAGTCAGGTGACATTGGGGTTATGTTACAAGTGGCATATGATAGTAAAACATCTGTTTGGGAGGCTAGTTGACCCTCTTAGGGCCTGGGTGGCATCAGGAGCCTATTTAGGGGGCTGAGAGGCTTGCAGGATCTATTTAGAGGGGCTGAATGATGTCAGGAGGCTGTTGGGGGCTGAGAGGTTCATGGTGGAGTGGGGAGGATGCTTTAGATTCTATCATGAGGGGATGCTCTTCTTCCAACCAGAGTTTTCTCCCTTGTTCTAGGATGAGATCCCAGCACTGTCTGTGTCACGGCCCCAGACTGGCCTTTCCTTCCTGGGGCCTGAGCCTGAGGACCTGGAGGACCTGTACAGCCGCTACAAGGTAGAGTCAGCCCCAACCCGGACTCCCTCCGCCTTCTACAACCACCTGGCTCAGCAGGGCCAAAGCCAACCCTCTACCTTTTGCCTCTCCGCTCACAGAAGCTGCAGCAAGAGCTGGAATTCCTGGAGGTGCAGGAGGAGTACATCAAGGATGAGCAGAAGAACCTGAAGAAGGAATTCCTCCATGCTCAGGAGGAGGTGAAGCGAATCCAGAGCATCCCACTGGTCATCGGGCAGTTTTTGGAGGCTGTGGATCAGAATACAGCTATTGTGGGCTCCACCACAGGTgtgtgggtgcctgggtaggGACACCTCATTCACTCATCTGTTCATTCAACGTCTGTTAACTGTTTCCTGTCCTGGACTGGGAAGTGTGTTGGGGTCTTAGAAGAGCAAACAAGGGAGGGCAATGTAATGGTGTTTTTCTAACTCTAATAACAAAAGTAGACATATGTTTTACATACTCTCTCtacacatgtgtatgtattttgtatgtgttCGTGTATATGTATGAACCTACATGTATGGTTAAGTTTAAagcaacacaggtttgaactgtatGGGTCttcttatacacagattttttttggatgaatacagtataatacttaaatgtattttctcttccttattgaTTTGCTCAATGacactttctttttctagcttgcttgattgtaagaatacagtatataatatgtaaaacatacaaaacacatgttaattgactgtttatggtattggtaaggcttctggtcaccAGTGGACTATTAGTAGTtgagtttttggggagtcaagtTATGTGTGGGTTTTTAGTTGCATGGGGTGTTGGCACCACTAAACCCTgcgttgttcaaaggtcaactgcaTACATAGCCACGCATAcactaaatatatattgaaagttTCGTCAAATGATAGTTAGCCTTATTACGTGTGACAGATTCTGgtgttttccattctgttctagtctgtttttgttttaaacagtgtTCTGGATATGACCCTCTAAGTTGATTTCATGGCAGTTACTGGGTTGGGACCTGCAGTTTGAAACTGAGTCAGGTGTGAAGAGACTAGGCTCTGGTAGGACTCCGTATATGGTAGCTGTTGTTGTTAACATGGGTTCAGGCCCTGTACTCAGGATGGTTGTTGTCTCTGTGCATTATCTGTCATTTCCTGTTTCTGGCCTCTGTGACTGGGCCTGGAAATGGACTGATAGGCTGGAGGTGAGGTGGTTGAAGGGAGGGAGATACTCAGGATGAGGCTTGTGTCTTTGACCTGTAGGACTTAGGGGGACAGTGGGACTATCCCTGAGATGCTGACATGGGGAGAAGAGTAGGTTTGGAGGGAGACAGTAAGGGCAGTCTAGGACTTCACAGGGAGGGGTCCGGGTGGATGCCAGACAGCCGGGTGTGAAGGTCAGGAGAAAGTAGAAGGtggatgggggcagggagcctggaggCTGGACGAGCAGGGAGGACTCTGGTGCAGAGACCTCGATGGGAGCGGAAGGGTCTATCAGGCTGGGtctgtggggaggagaggagattGGTTGGAGACATTCAGGAGGCTAGCTGGAAGAGCATAGTGACTGAGGAGCTGTGGTGTGGAGGGGAGAAAGGTCCAACACGAGGCTTGGGACTCTGGCTGGTGACTAGGGACCATGGGGCTCCCTGAGACAGGGCCCCAGGAGAAGCAGCACGATTTGAGAAAAGATACTGAGACCACACTGGGACAGTGAGTGAGAAGAGACCCTGGGGACATGCCGGGGCAGGGGAGGCATTCCAGGAGGCTGCTGGTCACCTGGGGCTAGACAGTCCGGGGTAGAGATAGACAAGGGAGCTGTTGTCTTGAATGTGGGGGATGGACCAGAGGAGGCAAGACTAGAGGCTGAGGGCTATTCGGAGTCTGAGTAAAAGGGACTGGTAGCCTAGAGTGTATGACTGTGAGGTTTGGGGACAGAGACAGGTTGGAGGTTCTGGTACTTCTCActttccctgctccctgcctgtctCCCAAAGGCTCCAACTACTACGTGCGCATCCTGAGCACCATTGACCGGGAGCTGCTCAAGCCGAACGCGTCTGTGGCCCTCCACAAGCACAGCAACGCCCTGGTGGATGTGCTGCCTCCTGAGGCTGACAGCAGTATCATGATGCTCACCTCAGGTGAGAGGGGAGCCCAGGGCCGGGGGGAGGCCTGAGGGGACCCTGTAGGCCAGATTGGGAGCCCCAGCTCTGCTCTCCCACCAGACCAGAAGCCAGACGTGATGTATGCAGACATCGGGGGCATGGACATCCAGAAGCAGGAGGTGCGGGAGGCCGTGGAGCTTCCACTTACACACTTTGAGCTCTATAAGCAGGTGAGGAGCTGAAAGTGGTACAGAAAGGAAAGCCACTGCCCCCTCCACGCCCACCCCTCGTGTTTCAAGTTGGTGAAAGGACTCCCTGCCTTATCCTTCACCTCTGCATTTCAGATCGGCATCGACCCTCCCCGAGGCGTCCTAATGTACGGCCCGCCTGGCTGCGGGAAGACCATGTTAGCAAAGGCTGTGGCTCATCACACGACAGGTGAGCCCTTGGTTCTTCCCTGGGGCTCTGACCTTCTGGGCTCTCATAACCTTGCTCCCTACTTTCTGATCTTGCCCCGGAAGTGGTGAGGTGAGATGATTAGAACAGGAGCCATGGTGTCAAAGCCCTGGTGTGCCTCTTACTGGCGGTGCCATCCTAGGGAGGTGGCTTCACTTCCTCCTGTCTCCATTCTCTAACAAGACTTGCTTCACAGTGGGTTGTCACCCATTAGTGTGAGTTCAAATTCATGGGTTGCAATCAGCATTTAAAGCAATGAAACAAAACATCAGTGTCCATCCCACGTAGTAAGAGCTCTTAATGCTTTGTGAAACTTGTTGCATGCACATATGCTTGTGGTTGTTTACACACATATTTCTTACTGTAGATTCCAGACAAAAACATCTGAAAGTCACCATATTACTGTTTGTAAAGCCTGAGGATCGGGCTCAGCACATCTTAAATCTCAGCATGTGTGAGGCAGGGAGCAGTAGAAGGCAGTGGTCAGACAGTGTTTTCTGGGCTGGGCTGACTGGGATTGAAATCTGGCTCCCCTGCAACTGCTTACAGAAGTTAGTTTATGTAACCACTCAATAAGTTAGTCTCTCTGTGACTCCTGTTTCTTCTCTATCTGGGTTATTCGGAGGATTAAATCAATATAAAGCTTCTAAAACCATACCTGGCACGTAGAGTGAACAATAAATGTTAGTCATGGTCATGAGCATTCATTTGCTTAGCGGTTCATGGACTTCTGCtctgccaggccctgagctgctCAGACATGTCCCCTGTGTTGGAGAATTTCCCGGTGtggctggaggaaaaaaaaaaaaaaaaacacttagaattCAGTCATTGAGTTAATATTGAGTACCTAATGTGTGCCACACCATGTTCTGGAGACACAGCAGTGAACAGAACAAAGTCTCTCCTTTCTTTGTGGAAGTGATGTTTTAGTTGGGGAAGTCCTTGAACAGGTAATAGATTATGTATCATGTGGTTCTAAATGCGTGACGAGATGAAGCAGGGCAAGGGGATAGAGAATAGTGGGGGCTGCCACTTTTTATGGTAGAATGAGGGGTGGTCAGGCAAGACTTTTAAGAGGTGACATTCACATAAAGACTTGAGGTACTGAGTCACATGGATGTCTGGAGGAGAAAGTTTATTGGACTCAGGGACTGTCTGGTTAGGTGGGAATGCACCCCATGGTCCAGGAATAACAAGGAGGCTCCTGTAGCTGAAGTGAGTGAGCAAGGGGGCTCACAGAGGTAAGGTTGAGTGGGAGCAGCCTGCAAAGTAGCAAATGCCCCGGGGAAGCAGGAAGGATTGGGGGATCACCCTCACAAGAGGGCGTGCTGGTCCCTTCTGCCTCCACCTCTCAGGTAGGTCTTCCCAGAAGAAGTGAGGTGTAAGCAATCTGTCAGGCACACAGTTGGGAGGGGACATCCAGGACATGGGGCACAGGATGTGCCAAGGCCTGGGGTAGGAAAGAACCTTTGATTCAGCGAATCATGAGTAGACCATGACGATATTACGTGAGGGTAGGGACCTTCCACATTTGTCCTTTGCTACCTTTCCCTGCCTGCCCGGTAACTGCACTGTGGTACTTTCTTAGCACACGGGGGGCTGGCTGAAGGAGGGCTGTGCTTGGAAGGTTCAGGAGGTGAGGCTGAAGAACTCAGAAAGGCTGTGAATATAGTCTTAGCACTAATCTCAGGGATTTTGCACACTGCCCTGAGAGCAGGGTGGTTTTGGAAAGGCAGGGCTCACTAGAAATACAATGCAAGCCACATATATAATTCAAGAAGTTTAAgtacccattaaaaaaataagttagaatAAGTAGACGAACAATGTATTTAGCAAGTATACTCAAAATATATTAACATGTAATAGAAAATTACTCAAAATACTATTAACATGTagcaaatagaaaatttgagattttttcccattgttttactctagtaaaatatatgtaacaaaatttATCGTTTTAACCAATTTTTaagtacaattcagtggcattcagaacattcacaatgctgtgcaaCCTCCACCActttccatttccagaacttgttcatcatcccattaaacactaactccgtGTTTCTCCACACTCCCTCGCCCCCAAGCCCCCGATAACCTCTATTCTGCTTGCAGTGGCTATAAATTTAGCTATCATATAGAAGTATCTCAGATAAGTAGATGACCCTACATTTGACTGGCTTTTTCACTTAGGCAGTTGTCTTCAGGGCTCATCCATGTTGGAGCAGGTGTCAAAATATAATCCCATTTtcaggccaaataatattccattgtatgtatataccatgttTTACTTATCTGGATgtttattgatggacatttattgagatattctacactaggggatccctgggtggctcagcggtttggtgcctgccttcagcgcagggcgtggtcctggggtcccgggattgagtcccacagcgggctccttgcatg
Protein-coding sequences here:
- the PSMC4 gene encoding 26S proteasome regulatory subunit 6B, producing MEEIGILVEKAQDEIPALSVSRPQTGLSFLGPEPEDLEDLYSRYKKLQQELEFLEVQEEYIKDEQKNLKKEFLHAQEEVKRIQSIPLVIGQFLEAVDQNTAIVGSTTGSNYYVRILSTIDRELLKPNASVALHKHSNALVDVLPPEADSSIMMLTSDQKPDVMYADIGGMDIQKQEVREAVELPLTHFELYKQIGIDPPRGVLMYGPPGCGKTMLAKAVAHHTTAAFIRVVGSEFVQKYLGEGPRMVRDVFRLAKENAPAIIFIDEIDAIATKRFDAQTGADREVQRILLELLNQMDGFDQNVNVKVIMATNRADTLDPALLRPGRLDRKIEFPLPDRRQKRLIFSTITSKMNLSEEVDLEDYVARPDKISGADINSICQESGMLAVRENRYIVLAKDFEKAYKTVIKKDEQEHEFYK